In Armatimonadota bacterium, the DNA window TCGAGCCGGACCGCCGCTTCTCCATGGCCTCGCCGAAGATGCGGGTCGGCGCGAAGATGCCGGTCGAGTTGACGTCCACCGACTCGCGCCAGTGATCGAGGTCGTCGTCGTAGGACTTCATCGGCCGGATTACGGCATTGTTGACGAGCACGTCGAGCCGCCCGTCCTCGGCTAGGATGCGGTCGCGCACCCGGCGGAGGTCGTCCTCGTCGGTCATGTCCATCGAGTCCGAGTCGGCGGCGTACCCATCGGCGCGGAGTTCTTCGGCGAACCCGGCGCACTTTACCCCGTCGCGGGAGACGATCCAGACCTTCGCGCCGGCCTCAGCGAGTCCCCGGCAGAACACCCTGCCGTATCTCCCCGCGCCGCCGGTGACGAGGGCGGTCTTGCCGTCGAGAGTCAGAAGCGAGCGAACGTCAGTCATGTTGGCTCTCCAGCACATTCAGGCACAGGCGGAGGGTGTGCGCCGCGTCGCGGATGCTCGTGAGAAGCGCCGGGCCGCCGTCTATCACATCTACGAACGCCTGCGCCTGACGCCTCATTGCCTCCAGGTAGTCGGCCTGTTCGACCTCAAAGTCCTCCCAATCGGCGGCGCCTTTGCGGAATATCCGGCACGTGAACTCCGGCTCGACGATCCGCAGGAAACCCTCCGTCCCCGCGAACTCGATGATGCCCTCGTTGTGCGGCTGAAACTGGTTGGTGTTCATCGTGCCGAGCGCGCCGTTCCGAGAGAAATCGAAGGAGAGCGCAACGGCATCCTCGACTTCGACGCCTTCGAGCGCGAGGTGGCGGATGAACCCGGTCATATCGCGGATAGGCCCCATGTACGACTGCACCAGGTCTATGTGGTGGCTCGCCGCGTCGAGCAGGCACCCGCCGCCCATGTCCCGGCGGGCGTAATAGATCTCTTTGTAGTCCGGCCGGTAGGTCGTGAACGGCTGGCCGGTGTTGACCCGGCAGACGAGCATCTCGCCCAAGTCGCCGGATGCAATCAGCTCGGCGGCCTTACGATGGAGTGGATGATACCGGCGGACGTATGCGACGCCCGACGAAGGCGCTCCCGGCTGCTCAGAAAGAGCGATCAGTTCGTCGACGCCGTCCCACGCGTGGGAGAGCGGTTTCTCGGAGAGCACCGGGATGCCCTCTCGGAGACATCGGGCGGCCATCGGGACGTGGAACGGAGCGGGGGCGCAGATCACGACCCCGTCGAACCCCGAGAGGTCGAGCGAATCCAATCCGGCGGCCAGCGGCTCGACGCCGAGTTCGGCGGCGCGCTCGAGCGACTCCCTGCGCGGGTCGGTGGCGAAGAGCTTCGGTCTCGGTTCGACCCCGTTGAACGCGCGGATGTGCTTGAGGCCGATGCCTCCCGCCCCGACGATCAGTATCTTCATTCTGACTCCTGACTCCTGGCTACTGCCTTCTCCCCAGGATCGCATCCATCGCACGCGAGGTGTTCTCGATCAGCACCTCCGGATGGTGGCGGTACGGCGGGATCATCTCGGCGGTGACAGGGCCGTCGTAGCCGACGTCCTCGAGCGCCCGGACTACCTCCGGCCAGTCCACGTCGCCGCTGAGCAGGTCCACGAACCCGTTCATGTTGCCGACGCTCCTGCGGAAGTCCTTGATGTGCACGCGCTTGATCCGCTTGCCGAGCACGCGTATCCAGTCCTGCGGGAAGCCGCTGACGACGCAGTTGCCGACGTCGAAGTACGCCCGTACCCACGGGCTGTCGAGCCGGTCTATGAACGCGGCGATCTCCAGCGGGCTGAGCAGGAACTTGTTCCACACGTTCTCGGCGCAGATGACGACGCCCGCCGCCTCGGCATCCGGGATCAGCTCGCCGAAGCACTCGGCCGCGCGGGCGTATGCGTCGTCGTACCGGACCTTCGGGAAAGCGGGGTCCCAGGGGACGTCCACCGCCCCGGGCACGATCAGGACGGCGTCGGTGCCGAGTTCGCGGGCGGCGGCGAGCGCCTTGCGGGCGACCCCCATCGCCTTCGAGCGGATACCCGGGTCGTCGGACGTGAACGGCCACTGGAAATGCAGGGCGCATCCGAGGCTGGCGATCTCGATGCCGATGTCCTTCGACGCCTGGCGGACCTTCGCCAGTCGAGCGTCTGACGATTCGAGCGAGACCTCGCCGGTGACGCCGTACCCCAACTCGATCGCTTCGAAACCGGCGGCCTTCGCCTCCTTCATCGCTTCGGCGGCGGGTTTCGCGCCGTCGAGTCCGCCGGGGAAAGACCAGTAGCTGATGCTCTTCTTCATACTCATACTCGTACTCCTGCTCTCAGGCGAAGCCCCACCCCGTCAGCCCTGAGTGCGCCTCTGGGCGTGTATCGAAGGGCGGCCTACGGAGTGCCAACCCTCGTGTAGATGCGACCGTCCTTCGATACACGCCGTCATTCACCGGCGCACTCAGGACTAGCGGATCGCATCTCGGTTACCTCTCCAGAGCCCTCACGAACCGCTCGGTGACGATGTGAGGCCTCGTTATCGCCGTGCCGACTACGACCGCGTGCGCCCCGAGATCGAGCGCCCTGCGCGCCTCCTCGGGCGTCCAGATCTTCCCCTCGGCGATTACGGGAACGCCGACGCGCGCGGCCAGCCCCTCGATCAGAGCGAAATCAGGACCCTCCTGCCTGGGGCTGTAGGGCGTGTAGCCGCTCATCGTCGTCGCCACGATATCCGCGCCGGCATCGGCGGCGGCGATTCCCTCCTCGAGCGTCGAGATGTCCGCCATGACGGCGACCCCGAGCGCCTTGACTAGTGCGATCAGATCGGCGGGACGGATGCCGGTCTT includes these proteins:
- a CDS encoding SDR family oxidoreductase, whose translation is MTDVRSLLTLDGKTALVTGGAGRYGRVFCRGLAEAGAKVWIVSRDGVKCAGFAEELRADGYAADSDSMDMTDEDDLRRVRDRILAEDGRLDVLVNNAVIRPMKSYDDDLDHWRESVDVNSTGIFAPTRIFGEAMEKRRSGSMINISSIYGVVSPDLRAYGREGDDFPPDYMFHRSGVINFTRAMAMRFARFGVRVNALSPGGLMESSVPEKTRAFYEGRCPMGRMASEDDVKGALVFLASDASAYVTGQNLIVDGGWTIF
- a CDS encoding sugar phosphate isomerase/epimerase, with amino-acid sequence MKKSISYWSFPGGLDGAKPAAEAMKEAKAAGFEAIELGYGVTGEVSLESSDARLAKVRQASKDIGIEIASLGCALHFQWPFTSDDPGIRSKAMGVARKALAAARELGTDAVLIVPGAVDVPWDPAFPKVRYDDAYARAAECFGELIPDAEAAGVVICAENVWNKFLLSPLEIAAFIDRLDSPWVRAYFDVGNCVVSGFPQDWIRVLGKRIKRVHIKDFRRSVGNMNGFVDLLSGDVDWPEVVRALEDVGYDGPVTAEMIPPYRHHPEVLIENTSRAMDAILGRRQ
- a CDS encoding N-acetylmannosamine-6-phosphate 2-epimerase, coding for MNDLIESLRGGLIVSCQAAEGTPLHGSHIMAAMARAAEIGGAVGIRADGPSDIRAIKQSVNLPVIGINKIGRSDTEPYITPTLDAAEEILDAGADIIALDATLRPRKTGIRPADLIALVKALGVAVMADISTLEEGIAAADAGADIVATTMSGYTPYSPRQEGPDFALIEGLAARVGVPVIAEGKIWTPEEARRALDLGAHAVVVGTAITRPHIVTERFVRALER
- a CDS encoding Gfo/Idh/MocA family oxidoreductase encodes the protein MKILIVGAGGIGLKHIRAFNGVEPRPKLFATDPRRESLERAAELGVEPLAAGLDSLDLSGFDGVVICAPAPFHVPMAARCLREGIPVLSEKPLSHAWDGVDELIALSEQPGAPSSGVAYVRRYHPLHRKAAELIASGDLGEMLVCRVNTGQPFTTYRPDYKEIYYARRDMGGGCLLDAASHHIDLVQSYMGPIRDMTGFIRHLALEGVEVEDAVALSFDFSRNGALGTMNTNQFQPHNEGIIEFAGTEGFLRIVEPEFTCRIFRKGAADWEDFEVEQADYLEAMRRQAQAFVDVIDGGPALLTSIRDAAHTLRLCLNVLESQHD